The sequence CTTATATGCAGCTGCATGAATCACTATATCTGGTCGAAATTTAGAAAATACAAAATCAAATTCATTAATATGAGTGATATTTAACATAACTAAGCGATTACGCTCATCAGCATTGGTGGCTTCATTAATCTGATATAGATTATACTCGCTATGTTCTACCATTATTAACTCTTTAGCACCAAATTTCAAGCACTGCTTACATATCTCGCTACCTATTGTTCCGCCAGCGCCAGTAACCATCACTACCTTACCACCTATAAATGACTCAACAGCTGCACTATCTAGGTCTTTTGGTTTTCTAGCTAGTAAATCTTCTATGCTAATATCTGTAATTCCCTCATTTTTTTGCCCAATTAAAGAAAATATTTTAATATCTTTAAATCCTAAAGTATCTAGCTCATCATATAGTTCTTTAAGCTCATTTGGCATAAGTTTTAGAGCTATTATAGCGCTTTTTACGCCATCTTCTATATAGCTTTTTAGCTCATCTTTATGACCTACTTGATAGCCATCGCAGTATGTGCCTACTAGATCTTTTCTACCATCTACTATACCTACGGCGTAATAGTTTGCATATCCGCTTTTGAGTCCTTTTAGGATTTGTAGAGTTTTAGAAGTAGAACCTATAATAACGCAAGGTTTGCCATTTTTAGCCTTTTTAAAGTCCATTAAAGCTCGTTTTGAAATTCTTAAGCTACCTACCATAATAGCCGAAATAAGCGCATCTATAATAATAACACTTCTTGGAAAAGGAGCAAAGATCTCCTCATAAGATAAAAATATTCCAAAAAATATTCCCGCACAAAGCAGACAAGCTAGTGAAATTTTTCTAGATTCATTTAATCCAAAAAATCTCCACGGCACTCTATAAATTTGAAAAGCCCATAGCATAGCAATCTTGATAACAATCAAAATTACTCCACTATATATCATACCAGGAATAAATATCTCAGGTATATCCCCACTAAATCTAAGTAAAAAAGCAAAATATATACTAAATGCAAATATCAAAGTATCGCATAGTAAAAAAAATGCTATTCTACGCCTCTTAGTCGCCCTAATCACAGCGCACTCCTAACGATATTAGCAACTTTTTCTACTAATTCATCACTCATATCAGCACCACTTGGAAGGCACATTCCTCTACTAAAATAATCCTCACTCGTGCCATCTACAACGCATTTAGCACCTTTAAATACTGGTTGAAGATGCATTGGCTTCCATAGTGGTCTGCTTTCTATATCGTGTTTATTTAGTGCTTCTATAACTTTTAAATGCTTATTTTTCTCTTTAAATAAAAGCGTAGTAAGCCATCTATTACCACGTGAATTTGGAATTTCAGGCATAAACTCAGCCACATCTTTGAGTAAATTTGAGTAGATATCAAATATCTGCCTTTTTCTCTCTACTCTGCTTTGCAAGACCTCCATCTGCCCTACTCCAATAGCGCCTAAAACATTACTAAGCCTATAATTATACCCATAATCTAAATGCTCATAATGAAGCAATGGCTCTCTTGCTTGTGTGCTATAATATCTAGCTTTATTAGCTATGTTTTCATCATGGCTAACTAACATACCGCCACCACCTGTGGTTATGATCTTATTTCCATTAAAACTATAAACTCCAATATCACCAATGCTTCCAAGTGCTTTGCCTTTATAAAATCCACCCAAAGCCTCAGCTGCATCTTCTATAATAGCTATATTATTTTCAGTACAAATTTCTACTATCTCATCCATCTTTGCTGCTTGGCCATATAAGTGGGTTATAATTAGTGCTTTTGGCTTTTTATCGCTTTTATTTATTGCATCTTTTAAGAGTTTTGGGCTAAGATTCCAACTCTCATCACAATCGATAAATATAGGCTCACACCTTTCATACATTATAGGATTTACACTAGCAGCAAATGTAAAAGATGAAGCCAAAACAGCATCGCCATCGCTGATTTTTAAAACTCTAAGCGCTAAATGCAATCCAGCAGTTGCTGAGCTAAGAGCTACTGCATTTGGTGATTTAGTATAATCTTTTATACTATTTTCAAACCTATCTACAAACTCTCCAAGTGGTGCTATATAATTACTTTTAAATGCTTCATTGACATACTTTAACTCATTACCGCCCATATATGGTGCGCTTAAAAAAACTCTAGCCATTATATTCCTCTATTAATTAATGGCCATATTTTATCAAAGTTAGAATAAACTTAGAATTAATAACGCTAAAAAGTTAAATTTATTCATTGATTTGAGCTTACTATGCTTTTTGTAGCTTTGATTTTGTTATCAGTGTATAAAACTACATCTTTTATTACTAACTTCTTAATCGCTTTGATAAAATTATTCATAAATTCAAAATCTATTTCATCATTAGCGGTTACTGGTAGTTTAATTTTTAAATTTTTAAAAGTCTTATCCACATCTCTAACTAAAACTGAAAGTAATATATTCTTTTGAGAATTTAAAAGTGTAGTAAAAAAATAAAATAGAATTTTGTGTTAGTTTTATTTTTGGGATAATTTTTCTAACAAATTGACCAGCATACCACTGCCTTTGTCTATAAAAGAAATCCATTTGTAAAAGCCCTAAGCTCCAAATACCAGCTTCATTTAAGTTTCTTGCATTTACAAAGCCTGTTGATTGTAAAATTCCTTGATTATTAGAAGTTCTTGTGACATAGTCATACTCATTGCCATCAGTTAGTTTTTCTTTATTAAAGCTAAAAGTATTTTTCATCTCAAACAAATCACCAATTCTAAATTCGCCCCAATTATAATTTTCAAATTTAGAAAGAGCGGATAATTCATCGGCGGTTAATTTGTAATCTTTTAGTGACGCGGCGGCAAGATACGCCTCTAGCTCTGCTACTCGCTCCGCCTCTAGCTCTGCTACGAAGCTCTCCATAAATTCAAAATCAATATCACCATCTTTATTTATTGGGAGTTGAATTTTATCATCTTTAATTTTAGCCCACGAACACATATTATCATAACCAAATTTAGTTTTTAAATGTTTAAATAAACTTGCCAAAAATAGCCCTTGTTTGTGTGTTGTTTTAAATTTGGGTTTTAAAGAAAATACTCTTGCATGTGTAACCATTTTATATTCAAATTGTCTAAAAAACACAAATCCAAACATATCAATCGTTATTGTATTAGCTTCGAAAATTCTAGCTTCTACATCGCTTTTGCCTAAAATTCCATTATTAGTTTCTCCGGCAGTTACGACAAAATAACCTTTATCATTTATATGGGATTTTTGAATATCAAAATTTCCATTTGAGCTGTCAAACAAATCACCAAGCCTAAATTCACCCCACTCAATGCTACTTATTTTTTGATTAAGTGGGGAGATTACTTTCCCAGATTATCTTTTTGATTTTTAATTATTTGACTTACTTCCCAT is a genomic window of Campylobacter devanensis containing:
- the pglF gene encoding UDP-N-acetylglucosamine 4,6-dehydratase (configuration-retaining) codes for the protein MIRATKRRRIAFFLLCDTLIFAFSIYFAFLLRFSGDIPEIFIPGMIYSGVILIVIKIAMLWAFQIYRVPWRFFGLNESRKISLACLLCAGIFFGIFLSYEEIFAPFPRSVIIIDALISAIMVGSLRISKRALMDFKKAKNGKPCVIIGSTSKTLQILKGLKSGYANYYAVGIVDGRKDLVGTYCDGYQVGHKDELKSYIEDGVKSAIIALKLMPNELKELYDELDTLGFKDIKIFSLIGQKNEGITDISIEDLLARKPKDLDSAAVESFIGGKVVMVTGAGGTIGSEICKQCLKFGAKELIMVEHSEYNLYQINEATNADERNRLVMLNITHINEFDFVFSKFRPDIVIHAAAYKHVPLCEFNPLIAVQNNIMGTKNVIDLAKKYETKKVVLISTDKAVRPTNIMGATKRVCELYALNSNTSSTEIVAVRFGNVLGSSGSVIPKFKAQIAANEPLSVTHPDITRYFMLVSEACQLVLQAASIASGGELFVLNMGEPVRIADMAKRMLRLSNKEHLGIKFVGLRPGEKLYEELLIDPNDVATKFESIFVTKSQPYDIDLLNSQISDLLQSQNDAEVEQRLKLIVPEFNHNKNRN
- the pglE gene encoding UDP-N-acetylbacillosamine transaminase; its protein translation is MARVFLSAPYMGGNELKYVNEAFKSNYIAPLGEFVDRFENSIKDYTKSPNAVALSSATAGLHLALRVLKISDGDAVLASSFTFAASVNPIMYERCEPIFIDCDESWNLSPKLLKDAINKSDKKPKALIITHLYGQAAKMDEIVEICTENNIAIIEDAAEALGGFYKGKALGSIGDIGVYSFNGNKIITTGGGGMLVSHDENIANKARYYSTQAREPLLHYEHLDYGYNYRLSNVLGAIGVGQMEVLQSRVERKRQIFDIYSNLLKDVAEFMPEIPNSRGNRWLTTLLFKEKNKHLKVIEALNKHDIESRPLWKPMHLQPVFKGAKCVVDGTSEDYFSRGMCLPSGADMSDELVEKVANIVRSAL